One segment of candidate division KSB1 bacterium DNA contains the following:
- a CDS encoding secondary thiamine-phosphate synthase enzyme YjbQ: MSKTLEYSISTSSRTELVNIDHLIREAIAESGVKDGICCVFVPHTTAGIIINENTDPNVAVDILKELNKTIPFNDHYAHVEGNSAAHIKSSLVGCSISIIIENGRPKFGTWQSVFFCEFDGPRRRKVWIKVL; the protein is encoded by the coding sequence GTGTCCAAAACGCTTGAGTACTCGATATCCACTTCGTCTCGGACGGAACTGGTTAACATCGATCATTTGATCCGCGAAGCGATTGCCGAGAGCGGCGTGAAAGATGGCATTTGTTGCGTATTTGTGCCCCATACCACTGCGGGAATTATCATCAACGAGAACACCGATCCGAATGTAGCAGTGGATATACTGAAAGAATTGAACAAAACGATCCCGTTTAACGATCATTATGCCCATGTTGAAGGAAACTCTGCAGCTCACATAAAATCCAGCCTGGTGGGATGCTCAATTTCGATCATCATCGAAAACGGTCGGCCGAAATTTGGCACTTGGCAATCGGTCTTTTTCTGCGAATTCGATGGCCCAAGAAGAAGAAAAGTTTGGATCAAAGTTTTATAG